The genome window ATGGTGCGGGCCAGGGCCTGACCGTAAAATTCCTCGTTCAAAATCAGGGCGATGGGGAAAGACAGAAAGACGGTTCCCCCGACCACGCCCAGCGTCCACCACAGGGTGCGCACCAGGGCAGCCCGGAAGAATTCATCCTGAAAAAGGTTGAGGTAGTTCTGAAAGAGGACAAAATCCCCGACGTTGAAAAACTTGTTGACGCTGTGCGTGCTGGTGTTGAGGAGTTCCAGCACCGGGTACCCCAGCACGATCAGGGCCATCAGCAAACTCGGGAAGAGCAGGGCCGTGGCGGAAAATTTTTCTTGTTTCATGGTGGTGCTCCTGAAAAGAACCCAGGGCAGAAAGGGAACGCAATGCAGGTTCTGCCCTGGGATGCGCCAGTCCGGAAAGGGGAGGAGTTCCCGACCCTGGCAAGAGAAAGTGAAGAGGTGCAGCAGAGTTAAAGCGGAGAGAGCAGAGCAGCAGGAAGGAATCAGAAGAGAAGGGGCCTGCCGCTCCATTGCCTGAGGGTGCAGCCCTGCACCCTGAAAGCCTTACTTGATGACCTGATTGGCCTCGTCTGCAGCAGCGTTCAGTGCGGATTTCACGTCTTTCTGACCGAGGTAGATGCTCTGCAGGGCGCGGCTGGTGGCATCGGCGACTTTTTCCCAGTCGGCGATGTTGGGGGCGAACTTGGCCACGGGCAGCATGTTGGTGAAGATTTTCAACTGGGCGTTGCCGGTGAAGTAGGGATCGCTGGCTTCACCCTTGGCGATGGGGAGGAAACCCTCAGCCTTGGTGAAATCGATGTGCTGCTTGGCGTCCAGCACGTAGGCCATGAAGTCGAAGGCTTCTTTCTTGACGTTGGAGCTCTTGAACAGTGCGATGGAGTCGGTCACGCCGTAGGTGGCCTGTTTGGTGCCTTTGGGAATGGCGGTGATGCCGTAGTTCACTTTGGGGGCATCTTTGGCCAGCTGACCGATCAGGAAGGGTGCGGTGATCACGAAGCCCAGACGGCCCTGCTTGAAGAGGTCCTGCACGTTTTCGCGGCTGTAGCCAGTCACGCCAGGCTGGGTGTATTTGTTGGAGATCAGGCTCTTGTAGAGGGTGGCTGCTTTCACAGCAGCAGCGGAGTTCACGCCACTCTTTCCACCTGCAACGATGTCTCCGCCGTAGGACCACAGCGCGTAGTACCAGTAAGCGTCGGTTTCCACTTCTTTGCCCTGCAGACCAAAGCAATAGGTGTCTTTGATGTTGGCTGCAACGATTTTCTTACAGACGCTCTGCAGCTCGGTCCAGCTCTTGGGAGGGTTCTTCACGCCAGCTTTGGCCAGCACGTCTTTGTTGTAGTACATGGCGCGTGCAGAAGCAGCCACAGGCAGACCATAAATCTTGCCCTGCAGTTTTCCTGGCTCCAGGAAGGCATCGATGAATCCGCCTTTGACGGTGGCGTTCATGTAGCCATCCAGGGGTTCCACGATGTCGTTTTTCACGAAGTC of Deinococcus roseus contains these proteins:
- a CDS encoding ABC transporter substrate-binding protein — protein: MKASAVKLIALSTALLGTAALATDVKVVIPYYSAATEPFFKKMEAGYEKAHPGVDIKLEIVNWDNLYDKLTTDIAGGTAPDLSIIGTRWLTDFVKNDIVEPLDGYMNATVKGGFIDAFLEPGKLQGKIYGLPVAASARAMYYNKDVLAKAGVKNPPKSWTELQSVCKKIVAANIKDTYCFGLQGKEVETDAYWYYALWSYGGDIVAGGKSGVNSAAAVKAATLYKSLISNKYTQPGVTGYSRENVQDLFKQGRLGFVITAPFLIGQLAKDAPKVNYGITAIPKGTKQATYGVTDSIALFKSSNVKKEAFDFMAYVLDAKQHIDFTKAEGFLPIAKGEASDPYFTGNAQLKIFTNMLPVAKFAPNIADWEKVADATSRALQSIYLGQKDVKSALNAAADEANQVIK